From Bifidobacterium longum subsp. longum JCM 1217, one genomic window encodes:
- the ispG gene encoding flavodoxin-dependent (E)-4-hydroxy-3-methylbut-2-enyl-diphosphate synthase, producing the protein MMNTLNTENPIEKPFRKTGDPVDLTSESPLHPRRKSRRIMVGPVPVGGGAPISVQSMTNTLTANVPATLQQIAELTAAGCDIVRVAVPSQDDADALPEICRKSPIPVIADIHFQSKYVFQAIDAGCAAVRVNPGNIRKFDEVGPDICKAATDAGISLRIGVNAGSLDKELYAKYGGPTPEALVASALKEAHMFEDVGFHDFKISVKHHDVITMVETYRLLASKGDWPLHLGVTEAGPAWQGTIKSCLAFGALLAEGIGDTIRVSLSAPPAEEVKVGCKLLEYMGLRPRKFDIISCPSCGRAQVDVIQLASAVTEGLKDVTAPIRVAVMGCIVNGPGEAREADLGVASGNGKGQIFIKGKVIKTVPEDQIVDTLLTIANDIAAQMEADGQVPVNSTGPVVVPIQHPGH; encoded by the coding sequence ATGATGAATACCTTGAATACGGAAAATCCCATCGAAAAGCCGTTCCGCAAAACCGGTGATCCGGTCGACCTGACCAGCGAATCGCCCTTGCACCCGCGCCGCAAGTCCCGCCGCATCATGGTGGGCCCGGTGCCGGTGGGCGGGGGCGCGCCCATCTCCGTGCAGTCGATGACCAACACGCTCACGGCCAACGTACCTGCCACGTTGCAGCAGATCGCCGAACTGACCGCCGCCGGCTGCGACATCGTGCGCGTGGCCGTGCCGAGTCAGGACGATGCCGACGCACTGCCGGAAATCTGCCGCAAATCGCCGATTCCGGTCATCGCCGATATCCACTTCCAGTCCAAATACGTGTTCCAGGCCATCGACGCCGGCTGCGCGGCCGTGCGCGTGAACCCCGGCAACATCCGTAAGTTCGACGAAGTCGGCCCGGACATCTGCAAGGCCGCCACCGACGCGGGCATCTCGCTGCGTATCGGTGTGAACGCCGGCTCGCTGGACAAGGAACTCTACGCCAAATACGGTGGCCCGACTCCGGAAGCATTGGTGGCCTCTGCCTTGAAGGAAGCGCACATGTTCGAGGACGTCGGCTTCCACGATTTCAAGATCTCCGTCAAACACCATGACGTCATCACCATGGTCGAAACGTACCGACTGCTCGCTTCCAAGGGCGATTGGCCGCTGCACCTCGGCGTCACCGAGGCCGGCCCTGCTTGGCAAGGCACCATCAAATCCTGCCTGGCGTTCGGTGCGCTCTTGGCCGAGGGCATTGGCGACACGATTCGCGTGTCTCTCTCCGCGCCGCCGGCCGAAGAGGTCAAGGTGGGTTGCAAACTCTTGGAATACATGGGATTGCGCCCCCGCAAGTTCGACATCATCTCCTGCCCGAGCTGCGGCCGCGCCCAAGTGGATGTGATCCAGCTCGCCTCCGCCGTCACCGAAGGCCTGAAGGACGTGACCGCGCCGATCCGAGTGGCCGTCATGGGTTGCATCGTCAACGGTCCGGGCGAGGCACGCGAAGCCGACCTCGGCGTGGCCTCCGGCAATGGCAAGGGCCAGATCTTCATCAAGGGCAAGGTCATCAAGACCGTGCCCGAAGACCAGATCGTCGACACGCTGCTCACCATAGCGAACGATATCGCCGCCCAAATGGAGGCCGACGGTCAAGTCCCCGTCAATTCCACCGGCCCGGTCGTGGTCCCAATCCAGCACCCCGGTCACTGA
- the dxr gene encoding 1-deoxy-D-xylulose-5-phosphate reductoisomerase, whose protein sequence is MSIASNSTVIILGSTGSIGTQGLDVISRHPERFTVTGLAAGGAHIELLAQQAAQFHVSEVAVFDETKVPALQAALAQAGAQGVRVTGGPDSVIAMAGSGANVVLNGITGSIGLEPSIAALKAGSQLALANKESVVAGGHLLFSAQVRENQINPVDSEHSAIWQSLRSGTHAEVAKLVVTASGGPFRGWKRADMENITPEQALHHPTWNMGPVVTINSSTLMNKGLEVIEASRLFNVPPERIDVTVHPQSIVHSMVEFVDGATICQASPPDMRLPIALGLSAPDRMTNVAAACDWTQAATWTFEPLDDEAFPAVQLARHCLAASEKHTAVLNAANEQAVHAFLEHRLPYLGIVDTVKAVLDQMDAELRGNPLFTDVEEMNQLELEARRRADDLINKQ, encoded by the coding sequence GTGAGCATAGCCTCCAACTCCACTGTCATCATTCTCGGATCCACCGGATCCATCGGCACCCAAGGACTTGACGTCATCTCGCGTCATCCTGAACGATTTACCGTCACCGGTCTGGCGGCGGGCGGAGCACATATCGAGCTGCTGGCGCAACAGGCCGCACAGTTCCATGTGTCCGAAGTCGCGGTGTTTGATGAGACCAAGGTTCCAGCGCTGCAAGCAGCTCTCGCACAGGCCGGCGCACAAGGTGTCCGCGTGACCGGCGGTCCGGATTCGGTCATCGCCATGGCCGGCTCCGGTGCGAATGTCGTATTGAACGGCATCACCGGCTCCATCGGACTCGAACCGTCGATCGCGGCGCTCAAGGCCGGTTCCCAGCTGGCATTGGCCAACAAGGAGTCCGTAGTCGCGGGCGGGCATCTGCTGTTCAGCGCGCAAGTGCGCGAGAACCAAATCAACCCGGTCGATTCCGAGCATTCCGCCATCTGGCAATCCCTGCGCTCCGGAACCCACGCCGAAGTCGCCAAGCTTGTGGTCACCGCCTCCGGCGGACCGTTCCGCGGCTGGAAACGTGCCGACATGGAGAACATCACTCCCGAGCAGGCGCTGCATCATCCGACGTGGAACATGGGGCCGGTTGTCACCATCAACTCCTCCACACTGATGAACAAGGGCCTCGAAGTCATCGAGGCGTCCCGCTTGTTCAACGTGCCGCCTGAACGCATCGACGTGACCGTGCACCCGCAGTCCATCGTCCATTCCATGGTCGAATTTGTGGATGGCGCCACGATTTGCCAAGCTTCGCCCCCAGACATGCGTCTGCCCATCGCGCTGGGCCTGTCCGCGCCGGACCGCATGACCAATGTGGCCGCCGCGTGCGACTGGACGCAAGCCGCAACTTGGACCTTTGAACCGTTGGACGATGAGGCGTTCCCTGCCGTGCAACTGGCCCGCCACTGCCTGGCCGCCTCCGAGAAGCATACGGCGGTGCTCAATGCAGCCAATGAACAGGCCGTGCATGCCTTCCTCGAGCATCGTCTGCCATACCTCGGCATCGTGGACACGGTCAAAGCCGTGCTGGACCAGATGGACGCCGAGCTTCGTGGTAACCCGCTGTTCACGGACGTGGAGGAAATGAACCAGCTTGAGCTTGAAGCCCGCCGACGCGCCGACGACCTGATAAACAAGCAATGA
- a CDS encoding DUF3052 domain-containing protein, with product MNQTASQNAEEFGFEPGDIVQEWLWDDDVDDSIRAQIEELTGEDLVDEDYDSAVDGVIVWWRDGDDEDELSDTIVDAYAVLGNDGPLWILTPKPGRPGAASSSTVQSAAQTAGMNAATPLTVSSDWNGIRLRAFGKGR from the coding sequence GGTTTCGAGCCCGGCGATATCGTCCAGGAGTGGCTCTGGGACGACGACGTGGACGATTCCATTCGTGCCCAGATTGAAGAGCTCACGGGCGAGGATCTCGTGGACGAGGACTACGACTCCGCTGTGGACGGCGTCATCGTATGGTGGCGCGACGGCGATGATGAGGACGAATTGTCCGATACGATCGTTGACGCCTACGCGGTACTGGGCAATGACGGCCCGCTGTGGATACTGACTCCCAAGCCCGGCCGCCCGGGTGCCGCCAGCTCGTCCACCGTGCAGTCCGCTGCACAGACCGCCGGTATGAACGCCGCCACCCCGCTGACCGTCAGCTCGGACTGGAACGGCATCCGCCTGCGCGCATTCGGCAAGGGCCGCTGA
- a CDS encoding DivIVA domain-containing protein — protein sequence MAQELREGDGKSGIARAGKRKWGYDPAQVDAFLERAHALYDSEGMNLTQHDIQNVSFDLRKNGYVIAQVDAALGRLERAVVDKQTTWEIAQHGRVTWKAKTEKLYHEVQNHAERNERERFKSGAPKQPSYDKKQVDRLVDQIVDKAAAALGVDGVTEDDVRSLADLNANTVNNVIFTQRKGKKGYDERQVDYFLNACVQLLSRLESYARVADFVSGEPAAPAQTATNVTVQANGVSPLFASGTQRPATDERFAPAAVAHDESFDALHQAEQSLFTAPAPVAPAAPAAAAPITYASAPASFDASTSTNSTNAEQPVSFAPAAYPVHASNESAAKPVSETPSVAPTAVAAAEPPVSAPSAPVSGVTAGSVPSFAPAQAAHEPAAPSSTPSVFAEQPVDMVQNDSSLAALAHMAAVSQELPAVDAPSFAPKMPSLDAPNALKLNEVPGSVSSPAPSAPAVQPVNSTADEAASAAMPVSFAPTSKPDRNTNSIPVRVSDSQPADSTISRPAAESSEYVAASHDTEAAQPSQDKHDSSDSFPLLFPLGGNFDSDIPDLSFPTLNNDDTKKEQ from the coding sequence ATGGCGCAGGAACTTCGTGAAGGGGACGGCAAGTCGGGCATCGCACGTGCGGGCAAGCGCAAGTGGGGGTATGACCCCGCTCAGGTGGACGCTTTCCTGGAGCGCGCCCATGCTTTGTATGACAGCGAGGGCATGAATCTCACCCAGCATGACATTCAGAACGTGTCCTTTGATTTGCGCAAGAACGGCTATGTGATCGCACAGGTTGACGCCGCGCTTGGACGTCTGGAACGTGCCGTGGTCGATAAGCAGACCACATGGGAGATCGCACAGCACGGGCGTGTGACGTGGAAGGCGAAGACCGAGAAGCTGTATCACGAAGTCCAGAACCATGCGGAGCGTAACGAGCGCGAACGCTTCAAGTCCGGAGCGCCCAAGCAGCCTTCGTACGATAAGAAGCAGGTGGATCGTCTGGTCGACCAGATTGTGGACAAGGCGGCGGCCGCATTGGGCGTTGACGGCGTTACCGAAGACGATGTACGGTCTTTGGCCGATCTCAATGCGAATACGGTCAACAATGTGATCTTCACCCAGCGCAAGGGCAAGAAAGGCTATGACGAGCGACAGGTCGATTACTTCCTGAACGCCTGCGTACAGTTGCTGAGTCGCTTGGAATCCTATGCCCGTGTGGCCGATTTCGTGTCCGGCGAGCCTGCGGCTCCTGCCCAGACCGCCACGAACGTGACCGTTCAAGCGAACGGCGTCTCACCGTTGTTCGCTTCCGGAACGCAGCGCCCGGCAACTGACGAACGTTTTGCTCCGGCTGCCGTTGCTCATGACGAATCATTCGATGCCCTGCATCAGGCCGAGCAGAGCTTGTTCACTGCTCCGGCTCCGGTTGCTCCCGCAGCGCCGGCCGCGGCGGCACCGATCACCTATGCGTCGGCTCCTGCATCGTTCGATGCTTCCACAAGCACCAATAGCACCAATGCGGAACAGCCGGTTTCCTTTGCTCCCGCAGCATACCCGGTGCATGCGTCCAACGAGTCTGCGGCGAAGCCCGTCTCCGAGACGCCTTCCGTGGCTCCTACCGCAGTTGCTGCGGCTGAGCCTCCCGTCAGTGCCCCGTCCGCGCCGGTTTCCGGTGTGACCGCTGGCAGCGTCCCCTCGTTTGCTCCGGCACAGGCAGCTCACGAACCCGCAGCTCCGTCATCGACCCCGTCGGTGTTCGCGGAACAGCCCGTGGATATGGTGCAGAACGATTCCTCTTTGGCCGCTCTCGCCCACATGGCTGCGGTTTCTCAGGAACTTCCGGCAGTGGATGCACCGTCCTTCGCTCCTAAGATGCCCAGCCTTGATGCACCGAATGCGCTGAAATTGAATGAGGTACCGGGTTCGGTTTCATCCCCGGCACCCTCCGCCCCGGCAGTACAGCCTGTGAATAGCACTGCTGACGAGGCTGCGTCCGCTGCTATGCCGGTCTCCTTTGCTCCCACCAGCAAGCCGGATCGTAACACGAACTCCATTCCGGTTCGCGTATCCGATAGTCAGCCTGCAGACAGCACGATCTCCCGTCCGGCTGCGGAATCATCTGAATACGTTGCCGCCTCCCATGACACGGAAGCAGCTCAGCCGTCACAGGATAAGCACGATTCCAGCGATTCGTTCCCGCTGCTGTTCCCGCTTGGCGGTAACTTCGATTCGGATATCCCCGACCTGTCGTTCCCCACACTGAACAATGACGATACGAAGAAGGAACAGTGA